A single genomic interval of Macadamia integrifolia cultivar HAES 741 chromosome 6, SCU_Mint_v3, whole genome shotgun sequence harbors:
- the LOC122081150 gene encoding phosphoglucan phosphatase LSF2, chloroplastic: protein MDAVVTKGFFSIVRRTKHENEFSSKKGLFCSSMVSRKSSRINRISCKVSGGGIEENPTKTSSSRNKMEEYNVAMKRMMRNPYEYHHDLGMNYTHITHNLIVGSQPQKRKDIDHLKQEEKVAYILNLQQDKDIEYWGIDLVSIVDRCKEVGIRHMRRPARDFDPDSLRKGLPKSVSSLEWAISEGKGRVYVHCTAGLGRAPAVAIAYMFWFCNMNLKTAYESLTSKRPCGPNKRAIRGATYDLAKNDPWKEPFESLPEHAFEDIAGWERKLIQERVRALRGT from the exons atggaCGCTGTTGTTACTAAAGGTTTCTTCTCAATAGTCCGTAGAACCAAACATGAAAATGAGTTCTCTTCGAAAAAGGGACTTTTTTGCAGTTCCATGGTATCCAGAAAATCATCTAGGATTAATAGAATTTCCTGCAAAGTTTCAGGTGGTGGGATTGAAGAAAATCCCACGAAAACCAGTAGCAGTAGGAACAAGATGGAAGAGTATAATGTTGcgatgaagaggatgatgaggaaCCCATATGAATACCACCATGATCTTG GCATGAACTATACCCACATAACTCACAATTTGATTGTGGGTTCCCAGCCTCAGAAGCGCAAAGACATAGATCATCTGAAGCAGGAGGAGAAAGTAGCATACATTCTAAACTTGCAGCAGGATAAGGACATTGAGTACTGGGGAATTGACTTGGTATCGATTGTCGATCGATGTAAAGAAGTTGGTATCCGTCACATGAGAAGGCCT GCAAGGGATTTTGACCCAGATTCCCTCAGGAAGGGATTACCTAAGTCTGTCTCTTCATTAGAATGGGCCATATCAGAGGGTAAAGGAAGAGTTTATGTACATTGTACGGCTGGATTGGGGAGGGCCCCTGCTGTTGCAATTGCTTATATGTTCTGGTTCTGTAATATGAAT TTAAAGACAGCATACGAGAGCCTTACTTCAAAGAGGCCATGTGGACCTAATAAAAGAGCAATACGCGGAGCCACTTATGATCTGGCTAAAAACGATCCATGGAAAGAGCCCTTTGAGAGCCTTCCTGAACATGCTTTTGAGGATATAGCAGGTTGGGAGCGGAAGTTGATTCAAGAACGAGTTCGTGCTCTCCGTGGAACTTGA
- the LOC122080611 gene encoding CBL-interacting serine/threonine-protein kinase 11-like, whose protein sequence is MPEIEQVDGDGEPEIGQLSPQNSFFGKYELGKLLGCGAFAKVYHARNIGTGQSVAIKAISKHKIVKGGLVPHIKREISIMRRLRHPRIVRLIEVLATKTKIYFVMEFIKGGELFSKIAKGRLNEDLSRRYFQQLISAVGYCHSHGVYHRDLKPENLLIDDNGDLKVSDFGLSAVTDQIRDDGLLHTLCGTPAYVAPEILAKKGYDGAKVDIWSCGIILYVLNAGYLPFNDPNLMKMYKKIYRGEFRNPKWFSLDLRRLLSRLLDTNPETRITVDEILHDNWFKKGGLTELKFHEDEDDFLALKGDKDEQSDRFLNAFDIISFSSGFDLSGLFNGSDNPVHATRFVSAESPERIIEKLEEVGKREEISVKKKQDWLIGMEGQNGNLKVRIEVFRLTDNLVVVDVKKKGGDVESSEGVWSTKIRPELCALVHRPETGVSGEAPSTS, encoded by the coding sequence ATGCCAGAGATTGAACAGGTCGACGGTGATGGAGAGCCGGAGATCGGCCAATTATCACCACAGAATTCGTTCTTTGGCAAATATGAGCTTGGAAAGCTCCTCGGCTGTGGAGCTTTCGCTAAGGTCTACCATGCCAGAAACATTGGAACAGGGCAAAGCGTCGCCATTAAAGCGATTAGTAAGCATAAGATTGTTAAGGGAGGTTTGGTTCCTCACATCAAGCGGGAAATCTCTATCATGCGCCGTCTGCGACATCCTCGAATCGTGAGGCTTATCGAAGTCCTCGCCACCAAAACTAAGATATATTTCGTAATGGAGTTCATCAAGGGCGGGGAGCTTTTCTCTAAGATCGCTAAAGGGCGGCTTAACGAGGATCTTAGCCGTCGGTATTTCCAGCAATTGATTTCCGCCGTCGGATACTGCCATTCCCATGGTGTCTACCACAGAGATCTGAAACCAGAGAATCTCCTCATCGATGATAACGGAGACCTCAAGGTTTCTGATTTCGGACTCAGCGCTGTAACAGATCAGATCCGAGACGACGGTCTTCTACACACACTATGCGGCACACCGGCTTACGTGGCACCGGAGATTCTCGCGAAGAAAGGTTACGATGGGGCTAAGGTGGATATCTGGTCATGCGGTATAATTCTCTATGTATTAAATGCTGGTTATCTTCCCTTCAACGATCCAAACCTCATGAAAATGTACAAGAAGATCTACAGAGGAGAGTTTCGGAATCCAAAATGGTTCTCACTGGATCTCCGACGATTGCTGTCTCGGCTCCTCGATACGAACCCGGAGACACGAATCACTGTCGATGAAATCCTCCATGATAATTGGTTCAAAAAGGGAGGGTTAACGGAGCTGAAATTTCACGAAGACGAAGACGATTTCCTCGCTCTGAAAGGTGATAAAGACGAACAGAGTGACCGGTTTTTGAACGCCTTCGACATAATCTCCTTCTCTTCGGGGTTTGATTTGTCGGGTCTGTTTAACGGATCCGATAATCCAGTCCATGCGACGAGATTCGTATCAGCCGAGTCACCGGAGAGAATAATCGAGAAACTCGAGGAAGTTGGGAAACGAGAAGAGATATCGGTGAAAAAGAAGCAAGATTGGCTGATTGGAATGGAAGGGCAAAACGGTAATTTGAAGGTCAGAATCGAGGTTTTCCGCTTGACCGATAATCTGGTGGTGGTGGACGTGAAGAAGAAGGGCGGTGATGTCGAGTCTAGCGAAGGGGTCTGGAGTACAAAGATTCGGCCGGAGCTGTGTGCCTTGGTCCACCGACCGGAAACTGGCGTTTCCGGTGAAGCTCCTTCTACATCATAA